One window of Desulfarculus baarsii DSM 2075 genomic DNA carries:
- a CDS encoding acetate--CoA ligase family protein — MSATELIDKAIAAGQHALSEADSKRVLAQYGVPVVEERRAADADQAAAIAQAMGWPVVLKGLGAKLTHKSELGLVRLGLTSAEAVRQAAAAMAATAGADLEGFLLQPQVAGRREFVAGLLTDDQFGPVVMFGLGGVFTEALDDAVFRIAPIDQAQALSMIDELRSRALLGPFRGEAAADRQQLAAALVGLSRLAMDEPRVREIDINPLLVSPDGQVRAVDALIVLGQAVRRSEARPPVSPAAMAALFHPNSVAYIGASDVFGKWGNRLFTDTLHGGFPGQVHLVNPKGGVIAGRPVHKSVLDIAEPVDLAVVTVPAAKVLALIPELKQKGVTSVVLVSSGFAEVGPEGQAMQDELVRAAREAGILILGPNTMGLCNPHHKFYCSGAGARPAPGATAFVAQSGNMGVQLLFFAEDQGIGIRAFAGSGNEAMLTVEDALDGFEADKLTKTVLLYLESVKDGRRFFQSASRLSRRKPVVALKGGRTAIGGKAAASHTGALASNNRVFEAACRQAGVVLADQPMDMLDLSAAFASLPLPAGRRVAIVTLGGGWGVVTSDLCSEYGLEVAELSPAIIAEIDKLLPPYWSRANPVDLVGEPDEKLPMTILDMLLDWDGCDAVIHLGIMGRKAMAQRLIDATLATNPDCDRQYLGQGRQILREIERGYVEHIVRAMERANKPVIGVSLDADPNDKTVVEIAGATFKGVFFQTPERAVKALAKMAGYESWLDAQGVPRQERGVRAD; from the coding sequence ATGAGCGCCACGGAGTTGATCGACAAGGCAATCGCCGCGGGGCAACACGCCCTTTCCGAGGCCGATTCCAAGCGCGTCCTGGCCCAATATGGCGTGCCGGTGGTCGAGGAGCGCCGGGCCGCCGACGCCGATCAGGCCGCCGCGATCGCCCAGGCCATGGGCTGGCCGGTGGTGCTCAAGGGCCTGGGGGCCAAGCTGACCCACAAATCCGAGTTGGGCCTGGTGCGTCTTGGCCTGACCAGCGCCGAGGCCGTGCGCCAGGCCGCCGCCGCGATGGCCGCCACGGCCGGGGCCGACCTGGAAGGCTTTTTGCTGCAACCCCAGGTGGCCGGCCGCCGCGAGTTCGTGGCGGGGCTGTTGACCGACGACCAGTTCGGGCCGGTGGTGATGTTCGGCCTGGGTGGCGTGTTCACCGAGGCGCTGGACGACGCGGTCTTTCGCATCGCGCCCATCGACCAGGCCCAGGCCCTGTCGATGATCGACGAACTGCGCTCACGGGCCTTGCTGGGGCCCTTCCGTGGCGAGGCCGCCGCCGATCGCCAGCAATTGGCCGCGGCCCTGGTGGGCCTGTCGCGCCTGGCCATGGACGAACCCCGCGTGCGCGAGATCGACATAAACCCGCTTTTGGTCTCGCCCGATGGCCAGGTCCGCGCCGTGGACGCCCTGATCGTCCTGGGCCAGGCCGTACGCCGGAGCGAGGCCCGCCCGCCGGTGTCGCCGGCGGCCATGGCCGCCCTGTTCCACCCCAACAGCGTGGCCTACATCGGCGCTTCCGACGTCTTTGGCAAGTGGGGCAACCGCCTCTTCACCGACACCCTGCACGGCGGCTTCCCCGGCCAGGTGCATCTGGTCAACCCCAAGGGCGGAGTCATCGCCGGCCGACCGGTGCATAAATCGGTGCTGGACATCGCCGAGCCGGTGGACCTGGCCGTGGTCACGGTGCCGGCGGCCAAGGTCTTGGCCCTGATCCCCGAGCTGAAGCAAAAGGGCGTGACCAGCGTGGTGCTGGTGTCTTCGGGCTTCGCCGAGGTCGGCCCCGAGGGCCAGGCCATGCAGGACGAACTGGTGCGCGCGGCCCGGGAGGCCGGCATCCTCATCCTGGGCCCCAACACCATGGGCCTGTGCAACCCCCACCACAAGTTCTATTGCAGCGGGGCCGGGGCGCGGCCAGCGCCGGGGGCCACGGCCTTCGTGGCCCAGTCGGGCAACATGGGCGTGCAGCTTTTGTTTTTCGCCGAGGATCAGGGCATCGGCATCCGCGCCTTCGCCGGCTCGGGCAACGAGGCCATGCTCACGGTGGAGGACGCCCTCGACGGCTTCGAGGCCGACAAGCTGACCAAAACGGTGCTGCTCTATCTGGAGAGCGTCAAGGACGGCCGGCGGTTTTTCCAGTCGGCCAGCCGGCTCAGCCGACGCAAGCCCGTGGTGGCGCTCAAGGGCGGCCGCACGGCCATCGGCGGCAAGGCCGCCGCCAGCCACACCGGGGCCCTGGCCTCCAACAACCGCGTCTTCGAGGCCGCCTGCCGCCAGGCCGGCGTGGTCTTGGCCGATCAACCCATGGACATGCTCGATCTTTCGGCGGCCTTCGCCTCGCTGCCCCTGCCGGCCGGCCGCCGCGTGGCCATCGTCACCCTGGGCGGCGGCTGGGGCGTGGTCACCTCCGACCTGTGCAGCGAATACGGCCTGGAAGTGGCCGAGCTGTCCCCGGCGATCATCGCCGAGATCGACAAGCTCCTGCCGCCCTATTGGAGCCGGGCCAACCCGGTGGACCTGGTGGGCGAGCCCGACGAAAAGCTGCCCATGACCATCCTGGACATGCTGCTGGACTGGGACGGCTGCGACGCGGTGATCCACCTGGGCATCATGGGCCGCAAGGCCATGGCCCAGCGGCTCATCGACGCCACCCTGGCCACCAACCCCGACTGCGACCGGCAATACCTCGGCCAGGGCCGCCAGATTTTGCGCGAGATCGAGCGGGGCTACGTCGAGCACATCGTCCGGGCCATGGAGCGGGCCAACAAGCCGGTCATCGGCGTGAGCCTGGACGCCGACCCCAACGACAAAACCGTCGTCGAGATCGCCGGCGCGACCTTCAAGGGCGTTTTCTTCCAGACGCCCGAGCGGGCGGTCAAGGCCCTGGCCAAGATGGCCGGCTATGAAAGCTGGCTCGACGCCCAGGGCGTGCCCCGCCAGGAGCGCGGCGTGCGGGCCGACTAG